Proteins encoded in a region of the Gemmatimonadota bacterium genome:
- a CDS encoding glycosyltransferase family 2 protein, protein MKLIVQIPCFNEEETLPATVNDIPRKVPGIDKVEILVIDDGSTDRTSEVARDLGVDHIIRFPKNRGLGHAFKAGFDTGLKLGADIIVNTDGDNQYYGPDIVALVQPILKKRAHIVIGDRQTGDIGHFSFVKRWLQGLGSRVISRLAHIEVPDVASGFRAFSRDAVLHLSMFTDFDHTAEHVVQAGQDRLAVETVPIRTNPKTRESRLFKNPGVFVFKSGMISLRTYARYKALRIFSIFGAVVFAFGTLIGLRFLYFFFFTDEGELHIQSLILAAILLLAGFQMFLTGIVADLIATNRALLEDVSSRVRFMELGSGLSGLKDEQDESDQGVQD, encoded by the coding sequence ATGAAACTGATTGTCCAAATCCCCTGCTTCAACGAAGAAGAAACCCTGCCCGCTACGGTTAACGATATTCCGCGCAAAGTTCCCGGTATTGACAAAGTCGAGATTCTGGTCATTGACGATGGTTCTACGGATCGCACGTCTGAGGTCGCGCGCGACCTCGGCGTGGATCATATTATCAGATTCCCTAAAAATCGCGGTCTGGGTCATGCATTCAAAGCGGGTTTTGACACTGGCCTCAAACTCGGTGCCGATATTATTGTCAATACCGATGGCGATAACCAGTACTACGGTCCTGATATTGTCGCGCTCGTTCAGCCCATTCTCAAAAAGCGCGCTCATATTGTGATTGGAGATCGACAGACAGGTGATATCGGCCACTTTTCTTTTGTTAAACGATGGCTACAGGGTTTGGGCAGTCGCGTCATCAGTCGCCTCGCCCATATTGAGGTGCCCGATGTCGCCAGTGGTTTCCGCGCCTTTTCACGAGATGCGGTCCTGCATCTGTCGATGTTTACGGATTTTGATCACACTGCCGAGCATGTTGTTCAAGCAGGTCAAGACCGTCTCGCTGTTGAAACTGTGCCCATTCGCACGAATCCCAAAACACGCGAATCGCGTCTTTTCAAAAATCCAGGTGTATTTGTTTTTAAGTCGGGCATGATCAGTTTGAGGACTTACGCACGCTACAAAGCACTCCGCATATTTTCTATTTTTGGTGCTGTTGTTTTCGCTTTTGGCACGTTAATTGGTCTCCGGTTTCTCTATTTTTTCTTTTTTACCGACGAAGGCGAGCTTCACATTCAATCGCTTATCCTCGCCGCTATCCTTCTGCTCGCTGGATTTCAGATGTTTCTCACCGGTATTGTCGCCGATCTCATCGCCACCAACCGCGCCCTTCTCGAAGATGTTTCCTCACGTGTGCGATTTATGGAACTCGGATCAGGACTTTCAGGATTGAAGGATGAACAGGATGAAAGCGATCAGGGGGTTCAGGATTGA
- a CDS encoding aspartate aminotransferase family protein, translated as MKSFEKSRRLIAEASRYLPGGVNSNFRLGIVPSPLVFERGEGPYLYDVDGNRLIDYYLGMGPMILGHNPEPVLSAVREQLESGILFAGQTAVEQEAARMVCDMVPCAERVRFNCTGSEVVQAALRLARAATGRFCVIKFEGHYHGWFDNVLWSVAPPSEQYGPVDAPIPIPASAGQDLLVGQHTEVLPWNNLELLSSRLERGDVAAVIMEPAMCNTSTIFPAEGYLEGLREVCTDTGTVLIFDEVITGFRVAPGGAQQYFGVTPDLATFGKAIANGFPVSCLAGRSDLMDMLVAGVMHGGTYNAQPASMAAVIATLTELGKKETFDVLNARGNRLMEGIAHALRDAGLQARVAGFPQIFHVGFGVDAPVVDYRSSLQAGRERYIKFTEALHYKGVRALERGAWFLSTAHTDDVIDATIEAVADVAKEI; from the coding sequence ATGAAATCTTTTGAAAAATCCAGGCGTTTGATCGCCGAAGCCTCGCGCTATTTGCCGGGCGGTGTGAACAGCAATTTTCGGCTGGGGATAGTTCCCTCGCCTCTGGTTTTTGAACGCGGCGAAGGGCCATATCTCTACGATGTAGATGGCAATCGTTTGATCGATTATTATCTGGGCATGGGGCCGATGATTCTCGGGCACAATCCAGAACCCGTATTGTCTGCTGTTCGAGAACAGCTCGAGTCGGGCATTCTTTTTGCCGGACAAACAGCAGTAGAGCAAGAGGCAGCCAGGATGGTTTGCGATATGGTGCCCTGCGCGGAGCGGGTGCGCTTTAACTGCACGGGTAGTGAAGTGGTGCAGGCGGCTTTGCGCCTGGCACGTGCGGCTACAGGACGATTTTGTGTGATCAAATTTGAGGGACATTATCACGGCTGGTTTGACAATGTGCTGTGGTCTGTCGCGCCCCCGTCCGAGCAGTATGGTCCGGTTGATGCGCCCATTCCCATTCCCGCCAGTGCAGGGCAAGACCTGCTGGTAGGCCAGCACACTGAGGTGCTTCCCTGGAATAATCTGGAGCTTCTGAGTTCGCGTCTGGAACGCGGGGATGTCGCGGCTGTTATTATGGAGCCTGCGATGTGCAATACCAGCACAATTTTTCCCGCTGAGGGCTATTTGGAAGGGCTTCGAGAGGTGTGTACCGATACGGGAACGGTGCTCATTTTTGACGAGGTGATTACGGGGTTTCGCGTGGCGCCTGGCGGCGCGCAGCAATACTTTGGGGTGACGCCCGATCTGGCGACCTTTGGCAAGGCAATAGCCAATGGGTTTCCAGTTTCGTGTTTGGCCGGGCGGAGCGATTTGATGGATATGCTCGTCGCGGGTGTGATGCATGGAGGTACTTATAACGCGCAACCCGCTTCTATGGCCGCGGTGATCGCTACGCTGACCGAGTTGGGCAAAAAAGAGACGTTTGACGTGCTCAATGCGCGGGGCAATAGGCTTATGGAAGGTATTGCGCACGCGCTAAGAGATGCCGGTCTTCAAGCCAGGGTCGCGGGTTTTCCGCAGATTTTTCACGTGGGCTTTGGTGTTGATGCTCCGGTTGTCGATTATCGGAGTTCGCTTCAAGCAGGTCGCGAGCGGTATATCAAATTTACAGAGGCACTTCATTACAAAGGCGTGCGCGCGTTGGAGCGAGGCGCGTGGTTTTTATCGACAGCGCATACAGATGACGTGATTGATGCGACGATTGAAGCAGTTGCCGATGTGGCAAAGGAGATATGA
- a CDS encoding DUF1961 family protein — MDNFEFGELLYDNPLSSASDIEGFRLEGDAEVTFPNGRMRMENRRDPGEGQAANFVFWCPEDFPTDIAVTWDFWPVREPGLCILFFSALGRGGEDIFDSSLVPRAGEYKQYHSSDINALHVSYFRRKALKERAFQVCNLRKSYGFHMVSQGADPLPSVVDARPPYPITLIKCGAEVVFYIRDLKIFHWVDDGQTYGPLLGGGKIGFRQMAPLIGEYANLKVHKVSAQL; from the coding sequence ATGGATAATTTTGAATTTGGCGAATTGCTTTATGACAATCCGCTGTCTTCCGCGTCAGATATCGAAGGGTTTCGGCTGGAGGGGGATGCCGAAGTGACCTTTCCAAATGGTCGCATGCGAATGGAGAACCGTCGCGACCCAGGGGAGGGACAGGCGGCGAATTTTGTTTTCTGGTGTCCTGAAGATTTTCCAACAGATATTGCCGTGACATGGGATTTTTGGCCGGTGCGCGAGCCGGGGTTGTGCATTCTGTTTTTTTCTGCTTTGGGACGAGGCGGTGAAGATATATTTGATTCGTCATTGGTGCCTCGGGCTGGCGAATACAAGCAGTATCACAGCAGCGATATCAATGCGTTGCACGTGTCTTATTTTCGGCGAAAGGCACTCAAAGAACGCGCTTTTCAGGTTTGCAATTTGCGCAAGAGTTATGGTTTTCACATGGTCAGTCAGGGAGCTGATCCCCTGCCTTCTGTTGTCGATGCCAGACCGCCATACCCGATTACGCTGATCAAATGCGGTGCTGAGGTTGTTTTTTATATTCGCGATTTGAAGATTTTCCACTGGGTTGATGATGGTCAGACGTATGGGCCTTTGCTGGGCGGTGGCAAGATCGGTTTTCGGCAGATGGCGCCTTTGATTGGCGAATATGCGAATTTGAAGGTGCATAAGGTCAGTGCTCAGTTATAA